From one Halothece sp. PCC 7418 genomic stretch:
- a CDS encoding YtxH domain-containing protein, producing MSKRGISAFIGGIALGSAVGAVVGLLVAPRSGRETRQTLKKSAEALPEMAEDVSSSVQWQANRFSESTLQNWDGTLTRLKSAIAAGVEASRMETASEAQAKSSSENNRVQNDHNTPA from the coding sequence ATGTCCAAACGTGGAATTAGTGCATTTATCGGCGGAATCGCTCTCGGGAGTGCGGTGGGAGCCGTGGTGGGGCTTTTAGTTGCGCCTCGTTCGGGACGAGAAACCAGACAGACCTTAAAAAAATCAGCCGAAGCCCTCCCAGAAATGGCAGAAGATGTGTCCAGCAGTGTACAGTGGCAAGCCAATCGTTTCTCAGAAAGTACGTTACAGAACTGGGATGGAACATTAACTCGTCTCAAAAGCGCGATCGCCGCAGGAGTGGAAGCCAGTAGAATGGAAACAGCATCAGAAGCACAAGCCAAATCCTCCTCTGAAAACAATCGAGTGCAGAATGACCACAACACCCCAGCCTAA